The proteins below are encoded in one region of Corvus hawaiiensis isolate bCorHaw1 chromosome 3, bCorHaw1.pri.cur, whole genome shotgun sequence:
- the CITED2 gene encoding cbp/p300-interacting transactivator 2 yields the protein MADHMMAMNHGRFPDGSGGLHHHPAHRMGMGQFPTPHHHHQQQQPPQQHAFSALMGDHIHYGAGSMNASSGVRHAMGPGSVSGGHPAGSMPPPARFSGSQFMAPPVASPGGQLSASMQLQKLNNQYFSHHPYPHSHYMPDLHPGSHQLNGGSQQHFRDCNPKHGGGGGSGLPPAVPHVPAAMLPPNVIDTDFIDEEVLMSLVIEMGLDRIKELPELWLGQNEFDFMTDFVCKQQPSRVSC from the coding sequence ATGGCAGACCACATGATGGCCATGAACCACGGACGATTCCCCGACGGATCCGGCGGGCTCCACCACCACCCTGCGCATCGGATGGGCATGGGGCAGTTTCCCACCCCccatcaccaccaccagcagcagcagccgccgcaGCAGCACGCCTTCAGCGCCCTGATGGGCGACCATATACATTACGGAGCTGGGAGTATGAACGCGAGCAGCGGGGTGAGGCACGCCATGGGGCCGGGCAGCGTGAGCGGAGGGCACCCGGCCGGCAGCatgccgccccccgcccgcttCAGCGGCTCCCAGTTCATGGCCCCCCCCGTCGCCAGCCCGGGAGGGCAGCTGAGCGCCAGCATGCAGCTCCAGAAGCTGAATAACCAGTACTTCAGCCACCACCCCTACCCCCACAGCCACTACATGCCGGACTTGCACCCCGGCAGCCACCAGCTGAACGGCGGCAGccagcagcatttcagggaCTGCAACCCCAAgcacggcggcggcggcggcagcggcttGCCGCCCGCCGTCCCCCACGTCCCCGCGGCAATGCTGCCGCCCAATGTCATAGACACGGACTTCATCGACGAGGAGGTCCTCATGTCCTTAGTCATCGAAATGGGGCTGGATCGCATCAAGGAGCTTCCCGAGCTGTGGTTGGGACAGAACGAGTTTGACTTCATGACAGACTTCgtttgcaaacagcagcccaGCAGGGTGAGCTGCTga